Genomic segment of Salvia hispanica cultivar TCC Black 2014 chromosome 2, UniMelb_Shisp_WGS_1.0, whole genome shotgun sequence:
TTGGGCAGAGCCAGATGAAAGATTTCTAACCCGGGTAACTTTTTCTGCTTTACCCTCATCTGCTGTTTGTGGATCCCCTTGAGATGAAACTGAATCATTAGTAGTCTCAGCATCGGATTCATCCACAATATCCATATCACTAGAAATATCACTCAATTTTTCATTGCCTCGTCTCTCATCCGTTTTGAGATTTCTGGTACTATGCAGTGATTCCTCTGACCTGCACTCATCATCGACATAATCTATCACCACATTCTCGAAAGCTTCTGATGGCTCGACACCACTTCCTAAATTTCTGTTCTGTTTATCAGACGAAGACTTGGCCTCAACCTCTCTTTCTTTCAAGTTTCTACCAGCATTCTTTCCTGGCAGCTTCCGATCTCTCGTTTCAGGTCTTGCAGGACGGGTTTTCTCTTTGTTGTTTAGGCCCTTTCTCCTGTCAGTCTCCTTCATGCTGTAtatatttcttctttatcTCTGAACCATAACAAAAATGGAAACCACATAAGAAATCAAGGCtagagattatttttttcgggCTAGACTTGTTCACCGAACTAAACTGCTTTAAATCGGCAATTTTTACTCTTTTATCCACATTccgattaagaaataaaagaatcatCTTTATGCTACTAATTAACCTCCAATTCAacgatgagagagagagacttcCAGCTTGATCAGACGAACAATAAGAAATCACACACTCCAATTTAATGCTTATCACTTTTCAGATTCACAAAGAGAAGGAGAGAAACAACCGCTACGCTTAATAGGTCACCGCCAGAGTTGAACTAAAATGTGAATATCTTAATCAAACGAGTACCATACAACAagaaatcatcaaaataaagggaagaaaaaaaatcaaatgatttagCATAGAACATAACATCTGCTGCACAATTCGTTTAAgcaaaaacacacaaaactACGGCGAAGCCAAGAATTTTACTACCGTATCCAGAAATCTGCAATTCCGATAGTAAAATGATGAATGCAGGCGGTTACACTGCCGCAGAAGAAGTGATAGTAACTGCCATGGCGGTTTCCGCGAATAGATTAAACCgccaaagaagaaaaattctGGGACAATATAATAACAACACCACAGAATATAATTTCTACGCAATCTAGAACCTAATGCCGCTTCAATCGGATTTAAAAGGAGAAGAGATAAAAACTACAGTCCCATACAAAAAATTGAGGATAAAATAATATGGCAAGCAAAGTGATCAGATTCCAAAACGACAAGATCTAAGAATTGaaacaattgagaaaaaatgtaCATCGAGAGTAGCGAAAGCGATTTCTTTTTGCTCCAaaccatccaaaaaaaatgggtTAAAAGGTGTAATTCAGATGGTAATTTACCGTAGCTTTTAGGAATAGCAACATCGAACTTCACAAGCTTTTTCCACTGTCACCAACCAAGCTCCTCgctgctctctctctctctctctctcttggcTGGAAACTAGTAATGCAGGACCATGtgaatatgtgtgtgtgttttagaGGTGGTGGAGTGAGGTGAGAAGGGAGTTACAGAGGAGTGCGGAGGAGGGCCCCACGGCAagcctattttattttaatatagtaattGGATGTTTACACATGTGAGAGATGCGGGCCGGGCCGGGCCGGGGTGTCGGTGGAGGAAAGTGACCTAAACTCCCGGTTGCGTTACGTTACaccaacaaaatattttttcagaataatttttttgggttCAAAATCGGTTATGCAactcaaattattttgttggaaataaattaGGTACGATGTTcatggaaaatatcaaattgGGCTAAACTTTCTGATTTTAGGTACTAATtatctaatatttaatatatttgctACTCATACTTATTATGTGGATAATACTAgttaaattaatgaatttgatCACTTGGATTTGAAATCTTATGGTAAcacacataaaatatttaattgtacATATTTGATGTAACAATATTTAGACATAAGCAAAGTAGAATATTTGGAAAAGCATCATTCCCTAAATTAGACAAgcaaaatataagaataataaaaggCAGGgaagaggagaagagaatagaataaatacaatgatctgaaaataatattttagggGTGATAATGACAATGTATATATGATTGTTATGTGTGTGGTCAACAATGTAAGCGTCACCTGTGATTCGTCGGTTTCCACATGAACCATCACCGACAACGACACTCTACTATCCAACGTTTTAATCAGAGCTGGCACAATGCACTGCAgcctatttttataattatacatatatctttttagtttcaaaagatatttgttatttttgggTGGGGTGTATGGATCAAAGACCAACCGATGTGATTAGTCTTGTACACAATTATGATTTGCCCTACTTTGGTGGACCAGATGGACTATTGTCtttgtccataaaaaatgGTAGAATACTTTTTCTTGGACTTGCAGTTGCATGGAGTGAATTAATTAGTGCTACGATTGTCGCtaagatattttatatttacaaattttatactaagACTTTTTAGATTGATCCCGTCACATTATTTGTATGACAAGATATGTAGGTTAATGGTCACGAATTAAAGAAATGGAAATATTGagacaatttttaatttatttatgagaTTGCGCGTAGGTCTAATTGTGCGCTCCACTTCATTTATTGGCGTTTTCTAATAAATAGAGGATTGGAGGGAGACAGGAACTGATTATTTCTGTATATCCCTATTCATATAATTCTATATAGGTCAttccataattttataaataattttactccTAACCTACAATAGTACAATACAATTTCAAAATGTGAaacattttaattgatttatttattccaagttGAACGATAATTAATCACAGTGAGTGAAGACTTAACTAACGTTCTTTAAGTTTgaatgtataaaattaaagtataaaatcCCAATCCCAAGCTTgacatttataatataaaaaatactcagtAGGAAGCATCCACATTCGCATGCAGATTCTCAAGGAAGCTACGGCATGCTTGCTGGCTTTATAGcagtaaatatataattgagaGGCTTAATATAATGAGGATCTGACAACTCCTTGTGATCTTCATTATATCAAATCTAATGCATTGAATTCTAATatgaatataactatataGATATCAAATCCAATCACGgttaatcacaaaaaaaatgaaattgtatgACCCGATCCACAATATCAAATTGCACAGCTAGCAAGTACTGAAAAACTAATGCATATATTGGCACTAATTCGTTGAGCAGAAAACAATGTGTCTACACACCACGACACCAACTAACTCTTTGCCAGCCAAAACAATGTGTCTACTGAAACACTTATAGAATGCTGCAAGTTTCCCAACCAGACCCAACTAACTCTTTGCCAGCCAAATCAAAGCTGACTTGGCAAGCGCCTTATCTTCGTATACTCACCAGATTTTAACTAAAGCGATGTCCTTTTTAGAGGCTCTAAACGAcgtcatttttttatgaattctCCTTTAATCCCAGCTCCTTCCTTCGTCTTCTCGCTTCTCCCCCTATCCCGCCCACAACATCAATGGAAAGCTATTCACTAAACATTATTGACTTCCGTCCCACCAAATTCTGTGGTTATGACAACCTTAGGAGAATATTGACAGAAAGCGTTGTTGTTGGTGGAGGACTTTGCCATTGCCCCTCTGCCgccaaataaatgaaaaagagatCTTGAATGCAAATTAGACAAAAGTGAGAGTCAATAGGGCTTCCAGTGATCGAGTTTCGTGGGTCATTCCTAGGGATGacaatttaatactccccATAAAAATAGTGGACCATTTTTGGAacgatataaattttaatgcacaattgataaaatataagaaagatagaaaaagtaaagtattgCTAGGGAAGAATGAGACCAACACTTAATTCACATAAACataaagttgaaaatttgtaGTAGCACAAAAGTTGGACACTTCATAATTATCTCACATCATTTGCAACCCTACCCTACTTCACGGCACTCTTCCATCCCTGATGCTCTTATCCCAGCTTCCAAGTCACTAAAGAGAGATACCATAGCAAGTGATACTACAATTTGAATCTTGTGAATTCTAAGATGATGTCATTCTAAGAGCAGAATGGTGAAAAATCAACCCACTTCCTAAGTttaaactactactacttcacTTTGCGTATTCGGTTTTCATCATTCCACACAACGACAATACTAGCAAGCATCAGATAGAAGCAATCTTTGAACAACAACAATGACTGTCCAAAAAATGAGTGGCAAATGAAGATGTTAAAGACCAAAGCACAAGCAACCTAGAGATGAATGCATGACCCTGGATGTTTTTATGCATAAACGTAGACCATAAAAATTCACCAACCAAATCCTATTAGTTTCATAACTGAAAACATTATAATGTAGACAAATCAAAACTTAATGAGTAAATTTAGGTAAACCgctccaaaaaaaaagaaacatattaCTACTTGTTCCTTTTCTTTCCGTCAAATTTGTGTAGAAGGCTCTTATATGATCCTCGGATCAACATTAGTTCAAGTACCCAACATGTCTTCAACATTCACGGAAACTGAGCAAGTTCTGCAATTGACACCAACGACAGACCTGAACCTGAATCTTAGAGTCACTTTTGATCAAACCTTTGCAACTAAGTTATGAGGCCCAATTCATGCCCAACTCCTCCGATGCTTAGCTACCAAACGTGGATACAGACCCAACCCAATCGATTTGAAAACAAGAACAGCGATAGAAGTTGTGCGTTTAGGTTCCGAAACATGTTGCGGTCGTAGCTAAAGGTCTTCCTTCGGCGTCTTGATCAATTGGAATTCCTTAGACGCAATCAGCATAGGTTCAGCAAGCGAGGGCAAAGTTGACATGAGCAGCAGAGATCCGGGCAGTGGTGAAGATGTCAATTTTATCAGGCATAAACCGAGGTGAGTACGATGGCTATGGTCCCCACAAAGAAGACAGGATACGACGGCCAACCACAAGAGGCAGGTGGTCAAGTGGGCAGGCAACAAAAAAGattacttcttttttttagaagAATGTTGACCCATGCCATTTGAATGAAACAGAAAGTGGAGCTAGTAACAAATGCAGTTGCATGGAACAGAAGAAAGAGAGTGAGCCATAAGAAGAGAACAAGGAGTTGTTGCAGCGCTCATTCTTGCAGAACAGCAGCACGTGCATGAGTCACATAGAGAGACCAAGGGTTAGACGCCATACTCAgttgtcttcttcttcaaatttaGAGTTGCTCCTTGGGTTATATGGGCTCAAGTATTCCTTCTTGCCTATGGTTTTACTATGGTCTAATCGAGGGTGTCAGTTTCCTCCCTTTTATTGATATCTTCTGGCTAGTGTCTGCGGAGTTCCTTGGCTCCtaaatatctcaaaataacAAGAAGTAGTATTCAGAAACGAAGATAAATCCTTCATTGTGCCTTCCCTAACCTTAATCAGATTGCTCAAAGCAATTCACATTACTATATAAATTACTTTAAAAAGCTAGTGTTCATCTATACATTCTAAGTTCTAACTTACAAGGATTGAACCTAAACCCATATTATTCACACTCGGTAAAGAAAATGATGGATCCTAATCAGAGTATACACATTGTAACAGAAGAGATATAAATTATCACAAAGACACCATCGAACTGGAATCAACTGACCAGAGGCATTCATTACACAATTTACACAAATAAACAAACTTAGATTTCTAATACCAATCATAAAGGCCTCCATTTGGCAttagaatggaaaaaaaaaaaaaaaagtatcaaATAATAGCAACgccaaatttcaaaatcatcacAAAGATTAGTTGGAACTCTGCAacatatgaaatataaataccACAAACTTCCAGCAGCAACAAAATGATAACACTGAAAATCCCTTATATTGATAGCATCCGAAAACAACAAAGTCTAAAACACCAACAGCAAAGCCAGTCAGTCAATTACATTTATTTCTCCAAACAGTTCAGCTGCACAAAATCTTATAATTCACGAAGATCCCTCCGTCGCCACATCCCTCATTAAGAAGAGGGGGGAAAGAAAAGCGAAAGCAAATAGAAGATACCTTCTTCGTCAATCAGAGTTAGCGCGCTGCGACGCTTCCGATTCGAGCCGTTCTAGGGCTTTCTGGTGGGCCCAGGTCTCGATCGTGAGATCGGGCTTCGCGCTGAGGCCCACTCCGAGGATGACGACGGTTAGGAAACTGGTGAGATAGCACGGCAGCTCCCAATCCTCCCACTTCCGCGATTGCCCAGCCGGCTCCGGCGTCCGGTTGAAGGCAAAACCCTTGGGTCGCTCTTCGTGGCCCGGAGTGGTCCAGCGGCTTGGACCGCCTCCTCCGCCACGAGTACGAAGCGACGGGGTCAGGCGAGCCCGGAGAGTGTTTGCGGCGGTCGCGAACGGCGGCATTATGGTGAGAGAGGAGTATAATGGTGTTCTGTGATTCAAATGGTCACCGAACCTGTTTTGGGGACGTATATACGACGTCGTATGTAAACTGCTATATTCACTTTTAGTCCTTATAGTTAGAGGATATTCAGCTGAGgaattataatttgtaaacATTTTAGTTTCGACCCGCAgtacttttataaatattcattacaGTCTACGCTGTAGTAATATCTCAAATTCTACATGTAATTTATTAATGAATTAGGTTTTAAGCACATCCCCAATCACAATGTTAATTACCAGTACAATTTATTaactcaattaaaatttatttcaattaatttattaaccACACTTAATACTAGAGTGTACTCTcttcgtccgccattaggaggcTCACTTTTTggtggcacgagttttaataaaaatgctAAGAAATAAACTGAGATTCCTATTCGcgaacagatggagtattttattactcctttTTAGAATCTACAACACTAGTGTCAAAATCTCGATGAAAGTGAGTTCATAGAAGAATGTTACATATTATATGTCCAACATCGGTCGTAAGATTAACTGGTGTAGGATTTATAGACTAAATGAGTCCTCTCTTTCCTAAGAGACTCATCTTTTGAGATGAGTTTTCAtgtttgatttataaaattggtGATTTCATTGAAAGGCCAAATGGATTGTAATGCTGGTTATGCAGAGAACTCCATATAAGAGCAATTAATGtatgatttatataataaatagacTCTCTTAGTACAGACAAGTATCTTGGGAGGAGTCATGCTTAGCCTGTAACAAAGAATTGCATTTACTCTGTGTGATTTGGTCaatgttttactattttagtccATAAAAAAAACGTCCCATTTTGTCATTTGATTCGTCCACCAACAAATgtctcatttgtttttttactatttttataatggaactcacattccactgactttatttaattcacatttcactataaaactaatgaaTTAATGTAGGACCCATCTTTCCACTAAtattttccactcacattctactacatatcttaaaatttgtgcacGATCAAAATTAGTCTTACGttggtggacggaggaagtagtactTTATCCAGATACATAATAGAGATTTCACATATCATAAACAATGATAAAGTACCACacagaaaatgaaaacttGATGCAAGCAAAAAACGCAACTTACCACGCCCATCGAAGCTGACATTTTGTATCCTCACGTCCTCGCAACTAAAAATCCCTACCAACCACAGACTACACACGCTCCAGTCGATTCCAGCTCAATGTCACATTCTTTCTCGCATCGAATTTGTTCACGAACTTCAAACTTTGGACATTGATTTATGTTGATGTTGATCCCCACATCCACCGCATTATCTTTCAAACACCGCTTACCAATTTTCCCGCTTCCCTGGGACTAACAAATAGGAGTAATACTATTCTCTTCATTCCGTAAAAGTAAGACTCTTTATGTTTTAGttcgtcccaaaaaaataatccacttttatttttgataactcTTTTCTATCTAATAAAGTGGACCACATTTTCTACTAACAATActataattacattttatttttatttttctcctacTTTCTTTTAAACTCATGTCACCCCAAAAATTTCTATTTCCATGCGACGGTGATAGTTTTCCACTAGCTTAAGTCTAAGGATACGacttaatcatgaaaaaacacaagaaagtgtcataaataattgtaatttcccttccaattatttataaattatattatactataattcaTGTTATAATGTTTATTTAATGGTGGCTGCCATCTTTACCATAATTAAGTCATGTGTCGACAAATTCAAACGAAAGTAGCATGAAGCTCACCCATGAGTCACAAAGCGGCAAAGAAGAAGGTGAAAGGGAAGGCTCTGACAACGGAGAGTGGTGGATCTACAGTCCATACAAGTTTCTCGACCTAACTGAAAAAATAAGCTTGATTGGTGAGACAATGTTAATCAAGCATTGTGTCCACACTAGACATTTATCCGAAGCCAATAACTTGATGCCTTAGTTTAGCTACTTGCATGTGAGATGTGATTAATAcattgtactattatttttaattaattaaccttggagaattaaaattatgaaaattttggcatttaaattaattttagttattcaaatataattttataaacgagttaaaatgttattaaattttaaatcattcatatttaatttacaaatagCATAATTAAACAAgcatgtgaaattaaaaagtaattttaatgagatatttttggGAATCATTTTAGTGCAAGTAAAGGATAAGTGATTTTTctgaaaaatgttataattagGGGTTGGAATCCTTAGTTCCCTCCATTCGCAAATATAGTTCATTTTGACTcgacataaattttaagaagTTGTTTGAcattatgaagaaaaaagaaaaaaaataagctAGTAAATGTGAAcatcacttttatatattaattttatagtaggATGTAAGTTTAATGATTTAGGTGAACGAATGGGTctatttacttaaaatgaaaaaaagtaagaatttAAATCGTAGATTCATCGAAATGGCAAAGCATGgcattttttccattttgccATGGACGATCCATCccaatatatatgaaatatttgttttcaacacgagattttatattGTGTTGTGTTATGagttaagagcatccgcagcggtcaTTTGTCCATCCGTGCCGCTGAGTAGCCTTACGTGGCGCCATGCGATTGACCAATGGTATATCCGTTggcaaatttgattttttctcttttttttaaaaaaaaaaattgaaattaatattaaaaattaaaaaatatatttttggattcccaaaaaatagagccgtttaAGGAcgtttttttggaattttttgaattttttttatcccaaaatcatctataaatacacacattcataatccacttttcacatcaaattatctctcattcatattttttcatactaaTCATCTACATCATCCTATCTCACTCAAACCATctctaaaaaaattcaaaaatggatttcaccgATCTCATTGTGGAAGCGgagcgcgaagaacaagaatacCAAGAACAATATCGTGCCGCCTATGAAGCCTATGTCGCCGCCAATACCCCCCCTCCTCCTTGACCAACTAGATCAACTCGCCGCCGCTAACATCCATCGTGATTGGTAGGGAGCCAACGAAAGGCTCGttgccgactatttttccgacTAGCCGCGGTTTCCAGAAGAATACTTTCGACGCCGTTTTCATATGTCAAAacggttgtttatgcgtattgtcaacacattgtccgCCTGTGTTAAATACTTTCAATCAGGTGTAGACGCAACCGGTCGGCAAAGTCTCTCGGCAttgcaaaagtgtacttgtgtcatccgacaacttgctactgggcaaacggctgacctcttcgacgagtatttgcaAGTGGGTGAGTCAACTGGAATCCTATGCCTCAAAAATTTTTGCGACGATGTTAGTTCTGTTTTCGGCGAGGAATTCCTTCGGGCACCCACCACTGAAGATTGTCAACGGTCGCTTCATTTTCACGAAACAGTCCACAGTTTTCCCGGTATGCTAGGCGCATTGACTGCATGCACTagaagtggaagaattgctCGACTGCTTGGAGGGGGCAATACTTAAGCGGCCACATAGGCGGCGGCCCAACGCTTATCCTTGACGCGGTCACCGACTAcgcctatggatttggcatgcatatttcggtgttgccggatccaacaacgacttgaacgtgctctattcttcaccactcttcgatgatgttttgaatggtgtagcaccgGCGATCGACTTCACCGTCAACGGAAATGCATTCCACATGGGTTACTATCTCGCCGATGGTATCTACCCAAGGTGGTCGATTTTGGTGAAGACGTTCAACAATCCGCAAGAGCCGAGACAGATTCTTTTTGCGCAGCGTTGAGTCTGATCGGgtcgaaagagcttttgaGGTCCTTCAAGTCCGATTCAACGTTGTTAAGGCCCCGTCTCGGCTATGGTACGTTAAGAAtatcgccgacatcatgtacacgtgtattatcttgcacaacatgattatagctgACGAAAGACCGATGGCGGCTAATTTTTACgacgaggatgaagccggaagctcaaccgcgagATCTCCCCCACGccgaggtgtgcatacgacgATGAATGAGAGGATCAAAACAAGACACACAATGCGCGATACAATAACCCACATTAAGCTACAAAAAGACCTAATCAAAcacatttgggcgaaattcAGCAATGAGTAGTgggtctttttaattttatatatttaattatgtatttttttattttctaggattttaattatgtatttttattttttaagattttaattatgtaatttttattttttaatgtatttttataatggaaaaatgtttttagtaattgaagtatttaaattgaataatagaatggggGACCCTTGAACTTGTCCTTGCGAAAGaacacggatgtgggtgttatGCTCTTATCTAAGGGCAGGGAGTAAAAATTGGTCCGGAcccacctccgtgctcttaaataagagcacgaaTAAGAATACTCTaatgaagagaaagtaaagtaagaacgTGGAAAATGTAGAAAAAGTGTTGTTTCTATTATAAgaaatactttatttttaatcgaACAACTCGAAACAGAACACATTGCATTTTTAACCGGACAtaaggagtataaattaaggATCTTCCCTGATCGCGTCTCTGTTTCTGTTATGTAGTTCGAGGAATAATTGGAAATGGGAGtgacactaatttttttttctcaatttatttatgttatcGCAAGTTGCTACTGATATAATAGTGTCAATTTTCTTGGATGGAAAAGTTCACTTTCATTATCCAAGAAAGTTAAATATCTTCGTGTAATAAACTCGACCAGTGCCATAGCCTTTCAGTACACAATAATACAAcacatcaacaaaaaaaatactatctCCTAAAACAAGAGCGGAAGGgttctaaattatttaaaaaataatggaagACAGCAAATGACCAATCAAAAAGCTGAGGGTGTAATAAGTTGAaatattctcattaaatgaagcACCTCATAAATGTGATGACTTTTTTCAGTTAGTAGCAATGGCCTTCTTATCTACTAGTATAACATAAAACTAGAATTCTTACTTAGTAATCCAAGCTTGATGCTGCTGAGATCTTAACTATATTTCTCAACTATATATCTACTAAATTACAATACctccacatatatatacaaaccACATCCTCGCATAATTCACAGCTCCATTTTCAGGTGGCTGGACTGCTTAGAAGGCTGTGGGGTCACAACAAGGTAAAAACTCACAAGTTCATCTTAAGAATTAGAGTCTCTAAGAAGTGGTACATCGTGGAGCAACTTGTTTACCTGAATTCGCGGAGGTAGAGTCGTAACTCAATAGAGAATTTGCAGGAGCAATGAAATTAGAGGTGTCAGTTTCTCTGGCCCAGACAGACTGATGAAGCTCATCACAATGCCACAGCTGTTGGAGCTGTAATTGTCTGGCCCCATCGAGTTGTCCCTCAGTGCAGATGGGTGGAGCGAAAATGCCACTGTAGCTGTTATCGTTTGAAGATCCATTCTACATGTAAAAATTCAAGATATTTGCACGAAAgttaaatcaaatttacaGCAGATTTTTTAAGGCCTCTTTCTATATGCATAACCATATAGCATCAAAAGGCATAAGAAATAACAAGGGATGCATCATCCATGAGAATGCAAGCAGAACGTAGTCTTTTTCCAAGATtgcaattttaaaagtatgtttatttttttttatgaaaatctGGCATACACATAAATTAGAAGTAAATTTTGACAAACTACTTCACGGCCatagtgaaaaaaatttataagcCAAATACTACTTACCACAGTGAATAGGGAATCGAGGTCAAAATCAATTCCTGGGCTAACAGCAGCAAGCCTCATGGATAAAAACTGGTGCGAGAAAAGTAGACTGAATAAGCTAAAGCaataagagaaaagaaacTGAAAGATGACAACCTACTCTAAGTGAATATACACTCTATTTCAGGTTCTCCcatttataaatctatttgTGTAAGAAATCTAGTAGTACATTGATTAATTTGGATGTTAGAATCTGGAATAACAAGTGGTTTTGTCACCTCAACAGTCATCAAGTTTTTAACATcatgtgaaatatttttcagACTGGTAGTATTTTGTAAACATCTATTTAAATGCATTATACCAATTCTGGCGAGATATGTTCGAGTTTCATACTTGTTTAAATGAGTCCCAAATAATCTGCATAATATCTAGTCAAACTGCAACGCCGAACAAGATATGGATCGATcactatatataaaaggcAATGAAGTACTAAGTCTGACCTCCACTTGGCGTTGAAGAGCTTGGACATGATTAATTATCTCATCCAACACCATTGCAGTTCCTGAAATCTATAGCCAAAAAAAGGTAAATCCACTGCTCTCTATACATGCAGGATAGTATCCTAGCGAAGAAATAgctaatagaaaaataaaaatcacatcATGAACTTTCTTGGATCACTAAAGAAAAATCAAGACAAACCACCTcacaccttcaaccaactgtATATTTCAAGACCTTGATGAAAATAATTGCAGCATTTACATGGATGATCTGGGATAAAGATGATCGATTTATCTaaagatatactccctctgtcccatagaAACAGgccatattttctttttcgtccgtcccatagaaatagtccATATTCACTATTGGCAACCTTGCTccttctattttactttactgTTATCACATCAAaggatgattttttttaaatgcagCTGTGTTTCACTGGCTGATGGGGCCATACAGTAGTTGTTGGTTATTAAGAGGTGTTCTAATAATGCAAAACACAAATGTCAGAATGGAGACTTTAAAATG
This window contains:
- the LOC125208102 gene encoding uncharacterized protein LOC125208102, with protein sequence MPPFATAANTLRARLTPSLRTRGGGGGPSRWTTPGHEERPKGFAFNRTPEPAGQSRKWEDWELPCYLTSFLTVVILGVGLSAKPDLTIETWAHQKALERLESEASQRANSD